AGGTTTGGTGTATGGATCTGGGCTGGGTTTGTCTGTGTGTACTGGGCCATTGCATTCGTGTTTGCAGCAGCTATTCCAAACTTCTCGTcacttgtttctttgatcgGTGCAGTTTGTATCTTGCAGTTCTCATACACGTTTCCATTTATTATGCAATTTGTCTTCGACTTGCAGCTAGGTGCTATGCAGGGGGATGGCGAATATGACCACGTGAACAAGGTTACCCATAGAGTGGACTCGTGGAGAAACTTTTCCAGATGGTGGAGGGGTTACAAGGCTTTCTGGTTCAGAAACACATGCCATCTTATCCTTTTCTTAGCTTCCGCTGCAACTGCAGGTTTAGGTATTTATGCATCGGCGATGTCCTTGAAGGAGGCTTTTGATAGCGGTTCCACTACATCTTTTACATGTAAATCTCCTGTGGCTTGAAGAATTGAGCTTTCGTTTTTGTTGCCCTTTCACTAATTTACTTTTTTAATTGACTAATAAATACTCCAATAATAATACTAATATTGTTTATTTCAACTTTATGCTATGAACACCATGATATATTTTCGAAGTAAAATTATTATAGCTGTTGCTGGGAGAAGTAAGTAAAGAAAGTGGAACCATTATGTATGCCCCAATGTACAATTACAATCAACTTCCGTCCCaaaccaaaatcattttgaaGGCAATATTATAAATCTGGCAATAAAAATATGAATGAAATGTTGAGAAGTTGAATCCAAGTTCGTTgataattcaaaataaagtGCATTACtcaatgaagaaactgCAATCAATCTCCAGTTATGAATATTATGTATCAGATACCCTTAATAACAACATTTAATGTATATATGGTATCTTCCATGAGATGTTATGCATCCAGTCCCACCATTGGTCATATACATGTAGGTATACAGGATAATAAACCACATTTGCTTGCAGGAGCCTCTAATTATCAAACACTTTTTTACTTGAtatcaagaaaacaaaatgacttttgaaaaaaaaagaaatcgGTTTAGTGTTAACAATGTATGCATGCGCCACATGAAGTTATGCGGctataaaagaaaaaagttcACTAGAAAAAGTATTATTATCATGCACGACAATGCAAGCTCAAAATTTAGAATGATAGCTTCCTTTACACTTACCTCAGAAAAGTGACGTATATTGAAAGTCAAACATGAACAACCGCCGGAAACAGTTTTATTACAGGGACAAATAACTTCCGAATAAGGTTTTCGAGTAATCCTTTCaaatattatcaataaaacGTTTCGACGtcagattttttttctttttacaGACAGTACTTTTCCTTCGGCCTTACTTCTATATAAATTTATATAACTTGTTTTATCACGTCGTCACGCTTGTAGTTAGTGTAACTATTTAGCTCTTTAATGTCTAAATTTGGGTCCTTTTTTGCTTGCAATATAATATCAGGACTCTTATAAAAGCCACAATAGGAGTTGAAATACCAATGTGGAAACTTTGACAGAGCCGTACCAAAGGAATCATGCCAGTTTAATGGCAAATTGCGTCTCCACTCAACCTAGTGCCGCACACATGCCCAAAAAGGCAACTCCGATCCCGGTTTGGAAGCGGCGCGCTTAAAATTTGTTCTTCCCCACCGGAGACctacaaaaaaaagaaacgagAATTGCAGCCGTTTGTTGCTATGGCCTCATGTAGTCTGTCAGCATGATTCCTTATTGGTCATTTTCTGTCGTTATCTTTGACACAACTGTGGTGGCTGCTTGTGTATGTCCGAAGAATAGAGGATTATAAATTCGACATTGTCCATGGTATAGATGAGAATGAGTTACCCCAACATCATCTTGCCTATTCTATAACTCATCGTAAAAGTATTTAAGTTTTGCATCACCCGTCCAGGATAACTTTTCCCTTTACTctttatattcaaaaagaaagaaaaagaaaaaaaaaatcttcaacatatACTCTTACATTTCTGATGTCTGACCTTAAACCGGTAACAAGTGCCGAAAGTGTGCTTGCAAATGTTATTTCTAACAATGCCAATGCATTGAACAATTTCCCAAACTCTGCCAATCTTGATGAATTGGACGAATTCTATGATGTTCCATTAGAGGAATTCTTGTATCATGCTCAATTACAAAGAGAGCTAGAAAAATCACCAGATTATGGTGAAGCAGCTCCTACTATCCCATTGTGGGAGGTCATCAGAGTCAAGCTTTTGAACAAAGAACCAAGGAACGTTGATGGTGTCAAATACGTTCAGGATAGTAACTCCTCTCATACTGATGAAAAGGATCTCGTTCCATCAGAAATAAATGACACATTAATTACAGAGAAGGAAAACGCAAATAGAATGCTGAGAGTTGCCTCTTGGGGTTCTGTGTTTTACTTGATCACAACCGATATCTTGGGTCCTACCTCTGCTCCTTATGCCATTTCAGAGTTGGGTTACGTTCCTGGTGCCTTGCTTTACTTCCTCTTTGGTGTCTGTGCTGCATACTGTGGTGCTTTATTGTGGAAACAATACTTGATGCTAGACTCCATCAAGTATCCTTTGAGAAATTACGGTGATGTTGTTGGTAGGATCTTCAACAAGCAAACCAGGTATGCAATTGACTTCTTCCAAGCGGTTCAATTGTTCTGTAATGTTGCAGTTATTATCTTGGGTAACGGTCAAGGTTTGTCACAAATTGCCAAGGGCAAGGGATGCTATACCATCTTGATTTTCGTGTGGGCAGTGGCTGGTGCCATTGTTGGTCAGATCAGATCTCTAGCTaagtttggttttcttGCTAATGCTGCAATTTGGATGAACGTCTTTGTCATCATTGCCACCATGGCGTGTGCAAGTGCGTTCCCTCCAAACTATACTGCTGCTGCAGGTACCAACAATGTTTCCATGGGTGCGGTTGTTACTAAGGTTGTGATTAGCGGTGCAGGTGATATGTTTCAAAGTCAATTGAACGCTTGTATGAATATTGTCTACTCCTATGGTGGTGCATTGGTGTTCGTTGAATTCATGGCTGAAATGAAACGTCCATGGGACTTCTGGAAAGGTATGGCAGCAGCACAGATGTTTATCTTCACTGTTTACTTGGTGTTTGCCATGGTCGTTTACCACTACCAGGGTCAATTTGTCATTAACCCAGCCAACCAAGGTATCTCCAACTACGGCTGGCAAACTGCCACCAATGTGATCAACTTGGTTTCTGCATTGATTGCAGCTGGTTTGTATGGTAACGTTGGTATCAAAGTCCTATACTCCTCtgttttccaaagattcttcaagttcCCATCGCTAGACTCCAGGTTTGGTGTATGGATCTGGGCTGGGTTTGTCTGTGTGTACTGGGCCATTGCATTCGTGTTTGCAGCAGCTATTCCAAACTTCTCGTcacttgtttctttgatcgGTGCAGTTTGTATCTTGCAGTTCTCATACACGTTTCCATTTATTATGCAATTTGTCTTCGACTTGCAGCTAGGTGCTATGCAGGGGGATGGCGAATATGACCACGTGAACAAGGTTACCCATAGAGTGGACTCGTGGAGAAACTTTTCCAGATGGTGGAGGGGTTACAAGGCTTTCTGGTTCAGAAACACATGCCATCTTATCCTTTTCTTAGCTTCCGCTGCAACTGCAGGTTTAGGTATTTATGCATCGGCGATGTCCTTGAAGGAGGCTTTTGATAGCGGTTCCACTACATCTTTTACATGTAAATCTCCTGTTGCATAGATAATCTTTAGATTACcatttttgtatttatAGTGTCTCTGAATAGACTAATATTAATCTCATGAATCTTTATTAAAAGgcatgtttttcaaagCAGATATGATTTTTCGCTTGTTTTTAAATCTTTCGAATATAAAGCACCATCTGCTTCAAGAAAGTATTTCTTTTACTTTTGGTTCGTTACTTGTTTATTCAAAAGCGATTTACGTACATaagaaaatttcaaacatagtttgatttcaaaaacatGTGTTTAATTGTACCCCATAGTGATAGAGATCCATTTCTGTGTCTCTGCATCTGTTGGACCTGCCTAAAGTCAGCAATAGAATGCcgaattttcaaatcttttCGTTCTATTTCTTTTAATCTTTTTATGACACTATTTAGTCCTTGGTTCACAAATTCCGTAATATTACTGTCGTTATTACTGAAAAATCGTATT
The Pichia kudriavzevii chromosome 2, complete sequence DNA segment above includes these coding regions:
- a CDS encoding uncharacterized protein (PKUD0B03120; Pfam Domains: Aa_trans(5.4e-13)) codes for the protein MSDLKPVTSAESVLANVISNNANALNNFPNSANLDELDEFYDVPLEEFLYHAQLQRELEKSPDYGEAAPTIPLWEVIRVKLLNKEPRNVDGVKYVQDSNSSHTDEKDLVPSEINDTLITEKENANRMLRVASWGSVFYLITTDILGPTSAPYAISELGYVPGALLYFLFGVCAAYCGALLWKQYLMLDSIKYPLRNYGDVVGRIFNKQTRYAIDFFQAVQLFCNVAVIILGNGQGLSQIAKGKGCYTILIFVWAVAGAIVGQIRSLAKFGFLANAAIWMNVFVIIATMACASAFPPNYTAAAGTNNVSMGAVVTKVVISGAGDMFQSQLNACMNIVYSYGGALVFVEFMAEMKRPWDFWKGMAAAQMFIFTVYLVFAMVVYHYQGQFVINPANQGISNYGWQTATNVINLVSALIAAGLYGNVGIKVLYSSVFQRFFKFPSLDSRFGVWIWAGFVCVYWAIAFVFAAAIPNFSSLVSLIGAVCILQFSYTFPFIMQFVFDLQLGAMQGDGEYDHVNKVTHRVDSWRNFSRWWRGYKAFWFRNTCHLILFLASAATAGLGIYASAMSLKEAFDSGSTTSFTCKSPVA